The sequence below is a genomic window from Hippocampus zosterae strain Florida chromosome 7, ASM2543408v3, whole genome shotgun sequence.
GCGTTCGGAGGAGGAGCGCAAGAAGCTGCTGGCCCATCTGGAGGTGAAGGGCGACGGGCAGGACCGGCGGGTCGGACCCCAGATTTCCGCCAGAGTTTACCGCTGCCTCACCGCTCGCAACCCAGAACTGGTCCTGGACTAACTCCAACAACCGCGGCTGCGTCTCTCATGTGACCGTTGAAGTCAACGAGCCAAACGTCTGCCTCGGGGATTCGCGTCCAAATGACGTCATGCAAGGAAATCCATTTGGGGAAAACAATGattgcattaaaaacaaatctgcagCAGAGCTTtggtcttttttattattatgaatttTGGAAGGAGTGTCCTTACAAgtaagaaaatgacaaaacgtTCTTTACAAAGTAAAGAAGTGATTTTTCTCCCGGCATCCGCGCCTCCTATTTGAGTCCCGCTCATGAGTGCCTGTTTCCTCACCACTTCTTAAACAGTAACAATTGAGAATTTGCCACCGACTTACCGATGGGAGTCGCACGCGTCATGTCCAGCGGCATCTTTTACTCCGATAGTCTTCTGGCTCTGAACtttcgtcgtcgtcgccgccaCCGAGGGATGTCGGGGGGCGAGGCGGCTCCGAGAGCGGCGCGGGCCAGTCACGGGCACAGAGGACGGCGGGGCCGGACGGGCGGCCGGCGTCCCCCTCGGCTCGCGCGACGGAGAACACCCAGCCGAGTTGGCGGCGCAGGAGGGCGAGCAGGCCCGCGGGCAGCTCCAGCGCGCTCAGTACGTCCGGGCAGGAGGGGAGCATTCGCCGGAAGCGGGCGCAGCACAGGTACTGCAGGGAGGTGGGCGCGTAGCAGGCGCGGATCACCTTCATGCTGCTCTTGGCCGCCGTGGAGCACAACATGGGGTACAGCTTCTTGTTCTGCAGCCGAGTGGCAGCGACACCTGTGGGCCCAGGGCGGGGTTGTCGTTCAGTGGTCGCTGTCGCAATTATTTGCCTTCACGCGCGGCTTTCTGTTCATGACGAAAACCCAACAGTGAAAAAAggcaccaccaccccccccacccccgcccaaaaaaacaacaacaacaacatgaatgTCCCTGGCAAGGTATGCGCAAAGTCAAACCTTCACAAGTGGAGGGACACACCTACGCAGCGTCGATTCTTGTAGATGGTCAAGGTACCGTGCCAGGTGTCCAAGTGCAGTCCGATGATGGAGCCTTGACCAAAGCGGGGGGAGAAGCTCACTTTCTCACCTTTATGCTGGAGGAGACCTTTCAGAGACCAAGATAAAAGGCTCGTCATTtatcccccacccctcaccgtAAAGTCTCGAGCCCAAACCTGTGTAGGAGAgcccccagctgtcttcgtcgTGACCCAACAGGCTGCCAAAGTTGTACTTGAATTTCTCCAGGTTCACCTTGGCTGTCCCGATGCCGACCATCTAAAACCAAACGACGGGAGAGAGACTTGATGAACGGCGCTTTGCCTCGCGGCGTATTCGCATGGGCCGTACCATGTCGGTTCCGTAGACGGGCGAGGTCATCTTGATTTCCCAGAAGTGCTGTCCCTCGGCGAGCTCTCTGGCGCCGCGGACGGCGGCCGTGCCGCAGCTGTAGTCCGAGTAGAAGCTCACCTTGCGGTCGTCGCAGCTGAGGAAGGCGCCGGAGGACTTGGCGGGCTCGTCCCAAACCCAGTCCAAGTCTGAAAGAGCAAAAGCTTGATTCAGGCGggaggtttatttttttttttcccggagcTCTCCCAAGATTATGGAGCGAGCGGTAGATGAGGGCGGAACCCCCCTCGGCGTACCGCGGTGCACCCGAGGAGTCAGTGGCGGCCAAAGATTTCTTGGAGTCGAGATCGGGCCACTTGATATTCTCTCATATTTGATCTCAACGCGGCGCCGCAGGCCGGCCGCGATATGAGCCGGAAGGCCGGCGTTATTGTCGGGCTCACCGTCGTCGTCTTCTCCGCAGAGGCAGTCGGCAGCCGTTCCGAAGCCCGCGCTCGGCTCGTCCGCCCGGGCGCACTGGCAGAAAGACTCGCCGAGCACCGGCGCGGGGCTGGAGGACGCCGCCGCTTCCGTCGGCTCGGAGCCCGTCCGGGAGGTCGCCGGCCGATCCGTCTCGGGCTCGGGCTCGGCGCCGCTGAGCTGTGCGATGCAAAGGACAGGACTGCGTGATCTCGTGGGCTCGACAAAGTGGCGAGTCGCGGTCGAAAAGCGATTCCATCAAATCACGGCAAAGGCTCAAAATGGGAATACGTGCGCCACCGTATTCCCCGTCAGAGGGCGGTTTGAGAGCATTTCATTTGCTTCCAGGAATTCACCCATCAGAATCATAATAAGAATGCCATTCCCACCCCATTTGGACTTTTTTAATCAACGGTGACGAGTAGCCAGTATACCGTCATCCTATAGAAATGCGCGAGTTTCAAGACAGCTCTTTGGCCTACGTCTACTTgtttgaagacattttggaaGCCGGCCATCTGCAAGCTGCCAACTATAACATTCGACGATAGGAAATAGATCACTCAGAATAATCCTACAAATATCTGGCAATATGGAAGGGGGAACGGCGTACCTGCGTTGTCGTTCGGCTTTCCCATTCTTCTCCTTCAGACATCGCCGCGACGGAATCTACCCCGCGGCGCATCTCGCTCCAGGCCAAACGTCAAGGCCGGCCGCCCTTTCCCCTTCTCGGCATGGACGAGTGCAACCTGAAGAGCCGGCCGGCACCCCCTGAGCAGCGTTCCAAGAAGTGTGCTACGTCAAAGCTCGGAATTACATCGCAGGGTAAAATCGGCATTGTGCAAGCGTTTATTGGCCAaacgaaaaaaatgaatgcggctcaaaaaccccaaacaagcaAACTGCTTTGAAATctgcatcaaaaatacatttaggcaTCCCTGATTCAAGTTGGCCGCTGACCAGTGTTATCGGGGAAAATGTTTGTCATGCAGCCTCAGCCAATTATCCGATGGAATGGCAGAAAAGCGAATCGATCCCAACGAGACATATTCAAAAGGGGTGTGGGAACTCGGCTCAGGCAAACGAGCAAATCTGACAAGGTTCTTGATGGTGTCGCTGCTCCTGTGGGTCAGGCAGCCCACCACCCGTGCGTTGGATGCTCGCGATTTGCCGACCTCATCCACGAAGGAAGACAAACACCGGCTTGAGTGTGACTTTGGGATTCGGCTGTCCGAGTTGCCGTTCTCGCGATTCAATGCAGCAAAAGGAGGGAAACGTCTTTTGGAATCGCGGCTGCTTCAAATCAGACGAATTTGTAGATGGGCTCCGAACTCAATCAAGCAGGGCTTACTTCGGATGCACCCGATTCCAGCGTCCTTGCAGTTAGCGACCGCAAGGAGAACAGCTTGCCTTCTCGCGTGCCTATTTTCGACCGCAACCATATGCTGCGATTGGCACGCGCGCAATGTTTAAATCCGGCCTCCTGCTCTGACACGGTGCCGAGACGTCTCCTGAGCTTCACTCGTGCACAAATTAGGTCACCTAACGTATGTCGGGCTTTTGAAGTTCGCCTCGCAGCTTCAGGGAGATACGTGTCAAGTCTGCGCCTCGCGACCAAATAAGATCTGACAGCTACTGATGTCATATCTATCTCTAATAGCCGAGGTGACTTCTCTCATAAGCATGGACATAGAGGGGAAACAACGGTCTCACTTGACTGGAAATAAGGAGTCAAGCGGCATCGTCGAATGCAATGGCAATCACAGAGTTGCCATTCTACGCGACATCAAGAGAGGTTGGCGGTCTTACCTTAGGTGAAGCTTTTGGTGTCCTGCCTCGCAGCGGCGAGTGTCTCATTTGACGGTCGGCGTGGCGCGATATCCGAACGGGATGGTGACAGGTGCACTCTCTGCGGTGGCAATCTCGTTCTTCttcgtcctcttcttcttcttcgcctcctcctccttcttcttcttcttcgtcttcttcttcgcctcctcctccttcttcgcctcctcctcctccttcttcttcttctctgggAAGCCAGACGTAAACATGACTCGGCCACGCCTTCCTGTCGTTGGAGCCATAAAACGGAAGGGACTTGTTGGACTCCTTGTTGTCATCTCAACAAGTGGGGAATTAACAAAGACATATTCAACTGTCACCTTACGATACATCGATGACGAGTGTTTTTAAACGCAATTGAAATGGAATTAAGAGATCTTGCTAATGAAGGACAAACACGAATGATAATAAATGTTAAGAATTGGACTCACTCTCAGCGTTCAAATGCCTGAAAGTTGGTGGAGGACTCAAAAGATATCTTGCCCCCCGAACCCGCTTTATGTCATCCGAGCACCTATAAAGCGCGTGAACGCAACACGCTCTGCCATTGGCCACTGTCCACTGTCAGGTGGCCTCTGACTGGCTGAGGAATCACATTGGCCATTTACGGAAGTGCGCCCGGGACCCAAAGTGTTGCGTACTTTGCCTCATCGCAGTTATGGACGCGAATAATGGTGAGTTTTCGGTTAGTTTACACACCCACTCGCGTGTATAGCTGGAGCATTATAACCAATAACCGACATGAATACCACGTTTTAATTACTGTACTAACCTACTCTCCGCGTGGAACCGCGAGTGACAGAATTCACGCTTTGGTCGTCCTCAAATATCTTGTCACTTCATCGTTACTCTATAATagcaaggacactttacaataacaaaaaacacaaaactctaGAGGCGATTCGCTGAGCGTGGAAAACTAGCGAGTTCTCTTTTGACTTCCAAAGAGAAAGTACAGATACCTTTTCAAAATTGAGGGACCACAGCTGAAGAAGAGGCCAGATACATACCGGAGAACCGCCAGGCAACGTTTGCTGTTCATCAGTTCCCACCACTGAATCCAACTCGCTGTCTTCGTGTCTTCCTAGAGAGCAGCAGCCTGGCAGGAGTGCGCCATGTCATCTTGGTTCTGTCTGGAAAAGGAGGTGTGGGGAAGAGCACCATCACCACTGAGCTTGCTCTGGCACTGAGGCATGCTGGGAAAAAGGCTGGTTGTATttaaaaactaagtgggcaaaTACATTTCGATTCATTCCCTTGTATTGTACTGCTCTATACATCTTTACATAGGGTAGGCGAAAAGGAGGTCGGCACTTTTGGGTTATTGGAATCGCGGTAGGGAGGGAGGAGAAAGACGGAAAGGGGGAGGAAAGAAATAATGGACGGAAGGAGGACGAATGAAAATGGTCGATGGCAAGGAGGGGAAGGAAGGCGCGAAAGGTTGCGGTCAAACGAAGGGATGGAGGAAGGAATGAATGACGGAAGGAGAAGTTGAAAGAAAGGAGCAAGACGCTAAGAAAACAAGGCTAAATTGAAAGAAGGAAGGGAAGAGCGGCTGGGGTGGTACGCAAAGAAGGAAGGAATATTGAAAGAAGTGTCCCCTTGTCATGAAGCGTCAAATAGCCTGCCGAGATACATTTGGGATTGTCAACCTTTTTCAAGTTTGCGGCATTCCAGCAGGTTGGCATCCTGGACGTGGACTTGTGCGGCCCGAGCATCCCGCGCATGCTGAACGCGACTCGGCGAGACGTGCACCAGTGCGACTCGGGCTGGGTGCCCGTCTACGCGGACGCAGAGAAAAGCCTCGCGCTCATGTCCGTCGGCTTCCTACTCGATGACCCGGACGAAGCCGTGGTGTGGAGGGGGCCCAAGAAAACAGGTGGCATTTCAACTCCAAATGTTGAGTCGCCTCCACCAAAACACTCTTGCTCTTGATTTGGTCGTCGTCCTCCTTTGCCTCGTTAGCGATGATTGGCCAGTTTGTGTCGGACGTTGcgtggggagagctggacgtcCTGTTGGTGGACACGCCGCCAGGGACATCCGACGAGCATTTGGCCATCTTGGAGAACCTCAAGAAGCACAAAGTAGCCGACGGGGCGGTTTTGGTCACCACCCCCCAGGTGAAGAAAAAGGACGAGGTGAACGAGTGCCTGGAAACTGTGAGACGTCGTCTTCCAACTTCCACATCTTGTCTTCCAGGCGGTGTCAACGGGGGATGTCAGGAGAGAAGCAACATTCTGCAAGAAAACTGGATTGCGCATCCTGGGCATCGTGGAAAACATGAGCGGCTTTGTCTGCCCGCACTGCTCAGTGGGTGTCATTTTGTCACAGCCCCTCCCTGCCGTCCCCGCGcacatacatatattttttttttcttaggaaTGCAGCAATATATTTTCTAAAGGTGGCGGCGAGGAGTTGGCCAAACTTACGGGATCCCCTTTCCTCGGTGAGTTTGTCAGATTGGATTGGGGAGGGAAATGGCAAAAGAAGAAACGGATGGTCTCCCTTGCAGGTTGTGTGCCCTTGGATCCTCAGCTGAGTGCCAGCGTGGAGCAAGGCAAAGACTTCCTCAAGTCATTCCCAGACAGCGCCACCTTCAGTGCCATTAGCGGCATTACCAAGACACTCCTCAACAGCCTCTAAAACAGAgttaaaaacatgcaaaggcTCCAGCCTGACCAAAGAAGTGTTGTGCGGATAACTTCACATCACTTTGTGTGAAAATTTAAACTTAACGCAAAATGCATTGCTTCGGAACTCGTCTCTGACTGCAGTCATATTttgcaatagattttttttttgaagttctGCGTTTGTTTTCCTGTGACTGACCCTtcagtttgaatttgaaaacatgttttgcaaAACACCACGAATTCTGTCATCTTGTTATCGGTGGGGCGCAAATATTGGCCGCTTTGGGGAAGCCACTCAAATCTATTTTGAAATGGTTTTAATTTGCTTGTGGGAACATTCATGTCAACACATCAGGATATTACAGGATGGTCAAGTTGACATCGAGGCGTCAGAAGTAGATTCAGGAAACATAGTCCAGGCCAAAGGTTTGAAAAGTGAGAATCAAAAGAAACGGCATCTGAAATCAAGGTTGACGGCCAATTTTGACATTGAGGCGGCAGTCCCTTTGTACGCACTATTTCCCATTCGTCATTGCAAAAGTGGGCCAGCGTTTCGAAGCTAACGACACCCCATGGAAGACTTCAGCTGCGCTTGACTTGCAGAGGAGATGCACAAAGTCGCTACAGCTTTGCAAAACACCCCTGAAGGCAAGATTCAAAATTGGATAGGAGACAAAGTCAATTGAATGtgctaccttttttttaaaactttcttCTCCCAGCAAGTATCCAGAAGGCAGCGCAGCCATATATTCACGAGCCACTCAACTTAAAGAGCACTTGCCTGCAAAATGCCGGTTCCCCACTCTAGTTCTCATCGGCTCAATCGTGATCAACAGGTCAGTGGATGTTGAGGCTGGAATACGTCTCCTGAAACACTCGGTTTTCGTAATCCAACAGTGACACAAGGCTtcacgtaaaaataaaaacatgcaggattcAAAGAGCTGGAATGTGTGGAAACGATGGGGTCAAGCTACAGATGAGTCGGGGCGACGAAGAGTGGATGGGGAACGTTTTGGACACCCAACAACAGTGAGAGCGATACCCCAGGAAGTTAAGACTTTAGGCATTCCAATGCTTTAATGgacattttttataaataacATCACTGGAGGAGATTGGGGGTGACTTTTACAAATAGATCAAGATGAATGCAATCCTGCGGGAGGGCCCAATTAAGAAGAGGGAGTGTGGGGATGGAGGCGTATGGGGAAATCATCAGacaattgttttgacacacacacacacgacaaatGACTACATTGCACATTCACAAGTTGCCTATCAATTTTGTACACATGGTTGAGATGAGCCCATATCATGGagccatttcaatttttttggcggggggcaGGGCGgtataacgccccccccccccccaaacacactcaGGCGCGCAAAACACAAGTTGACACTCCTTCTCCAGGAGCGACACGTAGACCggaatctgtagtggagaagtGCGGCGTTTATTTGGTGGAGAGAATGAGGGCGACGATGAGCCCGTAGAGCCCCAAGACCTCGGCGAAAATCAAGATGAGAATCATGCCCACGAAAAGTCGCGGCTGCTGAGCCGTGCCCCTCACGCCGGCGTCGCCCACTATCCCGATGGCGAAGCCGGCCGCCAGCCCGCTCAGGCCCACGCTTAGGCCGGCCCCCAGGTGGAGGAAGCTCCTTGAACACGAAGACACAAAGTCTTGGGTCAACACGTGGCCAAATAGCGGCATACAAATTGCCTGACATCAGTCATGAGTCGACGGTACCGTTTAACTTTCAAGTCCTCACATACTGGAGGACtgagggggggtggcggggctcTCCCAATACCAGCGAGCGCGGCGGAGGCAAACTCACTTGTAAAGGCTGACGTTTTCCGTGATGCTGTTGGCGATCAGCACGGCCACCACCAGGCCGTAGATGGCGATGATGCCCGCCATGACCACGGGGATGATGGACTTCATGATGAGCTCCGGCCTCATCACCGACATGGCGGCGATGCCCGTGCCGCTCTTGGCCGTGCCGTAGGCCGCTCCCAAGGCTGCGATGGCAGAGAACCAGAGCAAGGCGGTCAAGACTGGCGCGGGCAACACGTCATTCGCAGGCACGGATAAATAAAGACTTCTTCAATAAAGCGTGGAAAAGTCACGTCGCTTTCAGTTCCTCCCAAAGGCCCCACACGCtgacgtgggggtggggggaaattcCGCTGCCGTTCAAATAGCAGACGAGGAAATGAGCATCTTgtctaaaacaaaatattatgaGCTGCTGCAAAggtagccactctcgcggcgccattttgaatgaAAACGAAAAGGATTACGTTCATGTATTTTCAATGATCGCATCACATTTTGTAGCATCGAGGTGCCCCATgtctttaaaatgacatttcacaAGCGGAGTTTCAAGTCACAAGGCTCATCATGTGAGTGTCATGTGACTCCGTGTCATTCTTTGGAGCAATAAGGAAGTTGCCCTTCTCGTCCCAATTCTCAAAGCTTGGCAAAAAGAACTGGCGGCAGTTACGGGACAAGACGAGTTACATGACATACTGGGTGGCttgaaattgttcttttgtATACGGAGGAAGTCCTCACGTGACATGTCTACCGCAACACAAATGGCATCGGTGACACGCACCTTCTGTTTATTTAAATCATTACTCTGACGTCACACGTGGAATTTGTCGTCGGTCTGTGTAACACTCGTGAGGCCGTTTCATGAGGGAATCTTTCGATGGCTGTCGCGCATTGCGAATACGAGTGTTCGCGCGAGAGAATATCGCTGCCAAGAGAATTTCATTTTCAAGTCAACGTCAGTCAATCTCAACGTGCGTGGACGTCATAGGCTAGCTTTAGCAATATTAGCTTGAACGCCTGTCCTGTTCGAACATGCAATTGTGAGAAAGTACTCAGACGCGACACGACTATAAATACCAAATTGCTATGAGTATTTGAGCAAGCAATAACGACATTTACGAGCTAGCTTTAATACCAACTTCGGGGTTGTCGTTTGCTGGAAGCAGTTGGTTtcaaatgacaataaaagcacACGCGTCGCCATTGCGATGACAACTTGATGTTGATCAAGAATGataagagagcgagcgagagtgaaagagagaaaaagaaaaaagaaaggccGTCGTGATAGTTACCGCTAAACACCATCGCCGCAGAGGCACCCATCACCGCGAAGAACGAGGAGTATTCGGGACTTTGGGCCGACATTGTTCCACGCAAAAATGTTCGAAAGGGACAAAAAACTACAAGCAAAACACGAGGGAGGTGACGACGCCGAGTGAAAAGGGGAAACTTAGAGGCGAAGTCCAACGAGCTTGGGCTTGAGGAGCCGGATGACAAACGACCGGAAATTGCGTCTACCTAAGCTAGCAGTCGCTTGTGGAGCGACTGGGTCACGACTCGCGCGATACATATCCGTCgcagaggcacaaaatggcgAGGCGGAAAATATCACCTGACCAGACTCCAACGCGCCCAAAATGGCTATCTGTGTTCAGCAAAGATCAATAAATCACATGCCCTTGCGTTGAAATGCCTAAAAAAGTGTCTCAAGTACGAACTCTATGGAATAAAATGCTGACTTTCGTGGCTCGTTTCTTGACGATCACCCCTATGCACGAGTCAATTTGGTACAATCCATTGCGGGCTTCCTTTCGACGTGATTTGACCGTTCGGAGGCGGCAACAAGGAGGATTCAAGAATGGAACGGGCATCTTTATACTCCACCGACAGGATATTAATGCAATTCCATTCGTAGTTAGTCTGATAAGAACAATATacgaattaaaaacaaacagtaaATGTACGTTACTGAATACGCTTTAAACAAGATCATTGCGCGATTAAATTGATAGTTTTACTCACAATATAAAATCATTCAGAGCTTGGTGTGTTGTGCAGCATCGAACGGtatctttatttttataattgcAACGAAACAGTTTGCAGTGAAACgtataaaaaaaatcgaaaggCATAATTAACTTCACTTTTAGTGTCTTATAAAAATATCGAATAATGCAGACGTGATACGGATGACTTGATTGACGATACTTCCAGAAACAAGCCGTCATTCggacattttcttgaaaactTTGACTTGCAAAAACTTACTTAGCTCAACCTATTTCACAATAAGTCGGTGTTATAACAACGGAtaattgaacacaaaaaagTGCCAAACCGCGTCACTCCAGTGCACGTGTTGACATTTTGCACCGTGACTCGAGAGTGCAGCCGCGGGTGCTTTGCAGCGAGCTGCAACGTGGGGCGCGGGAGTGAAAGAATGTGAGGCAGCGTGCGCAAGTTtgtgttgtggtggtggtgggttaGACTGAGAAATCCCCTCTGCTCCGGACTGCCGGAGGGGATGGGGAGCTAATACAACAGTAGGTGCGTCAGAACTCACCTCATGTGCAGCCCAGTCGGCACCAGAGACGCGCCCCGCCCCCACCGCTCCCTTGGTGTCACGGTAAAGCTCTGTCATACGGGATGGCATCTCAGCAGGACCGCAAGCCTTCTCTTGAAAGTCTCTCCAATGTTTCCTGTAAGAGTACATTTTTTGCTCACGTTAGGTCATACAAAGCAGGTCTGGGCAGCCAAGAGGACATTTGTAGCCTCAACTGTCCTTCTCGGTCAAGGGGAAATGTGACAAATTCTCACAAGGGCTGAGGTCACAGAGGTACTCGAGAGGCATCGTCGAGACAGGAAGAAACAATGATCTTTTCAGATTGTGGAGAGAAGGTCCGTCGTATCGCAGAAGGGTGATCTTCAAGAG
It includes:
- the LOC127603294 gene encoding SPRY domain-containing SOCS box protein 3-like, with amino-acid sequence MRRGVDSVAAMSEGEEWESRTTTQLSGAEPEPETDRPATSRTGSEPTEAAASSSPAPVLGESFCQCARADEPSAGFGTAADCLCGEDDDDLDWVWDEPAKSSGAFLSCDDRKVSFYSDYSCGTAAVRGARELAEGQHFWEIKMTSPVYGTDMMVGIGTAKVNLEKFKYNFGSLLGHDEDSWGLSYTGLLQHKGEKVSFSPRFGQGSIIGLHLDTWHGTLTIYKNRRCVGVAATRLQNKKLYPMLCSTAAKSSMKVIRACYAPTSLQYLCCARFRRMLPSCPDVLSALELPAGLLALLRRQLGWVFSVARAEGDAGRPSGPAVLCARDWPAPLSEPPRPPTSLGGGDDDESSEPEDYRSKRCRWT
- the nubp2 gene encoding cytosolic Fe-S cluster assembly factor nubp2 → MDANNESSSLAGVRHVILVLSGKGGVGKSTITTELALALRHAGKKVGILDVDLCGPSIPRMLNATRRDVHQCDSGWVPVYADAEKSLALMSVGFLLDDPDEAVVWRGPKKTAMIGQFVSDVAWGELDVLLVDTPPGTSDEHLAILENLKKHKVADGAVLVTTPQAVSTGDVRREATFCKKTGLRILGIVENMSGFVCPHCSECSNIFSKGGGEELAKLTGSPFLGCVPLDPQLSASVEQGKDFLKSFPDSATFSAISGITKTLLNSL
- the atp6v0cb gene encoding ATPase H+ transporting V0 subunit cb, which gives rise to MSAQSPEYSSFFAVMGASAAMVFSALGAAYGTAKSGTGIAAMSVMRPELIMKSIIPVVMAGIIAIYGLVVAVLIANSITENVSLYKSFLHLGAGLSVGLSGLAAGFAIGIVGDAGVRGTAQQPRLFVGMILILIFAEVLGLYGLIVALILSTK